The Thermosynechococcus sp. genome has a segment encoding these proteins:
- a CDS encoding V4R domain-containing protein, with protein sequence MISVADLVKDAAIPGNYYAADAYVQGDFETGLIENRKGARLIALPDILLQAIYAGLHQEVGQASGVVLFNCGRWWGKNFYRRFVAEVSEYYGRPLAEMEMVEFLQCLKECWKTHGWGRIDLDVSFYQQGFLVVKTWDSPFAAAAPQNTGQPQCAAEAGILESFFSQLTGRDLHCVQTACETLGAANNCFVLGLRERVEPAKAWLQEGQGHDTIMERLCRAQAP encoded by the coding sequence ATGATCTCCGTTGCTGATTTGGTCAAAGATGCCGCCATCCCCGGCAATTACTACGCTGCCGATGCCTATGTGCAGGGGGATTTTGAAACCGGTCTCATTGAAAACCGCAAAGGTGCCCGTCTGATTGCCCTGCCGGATATTTTGCTGCAAGCCATCTATGCGGGCCTCCATCAAGAAGTAGGGCAGGCCTCTGGGGTTGTGCTTTTTAACTGTGGTCGCTGGTGGGGCAAAAACTTTTATCGCCGCTTTGTGGCTGAGGTGAGCGAGTACTATGGCCGTCCCCTTGCGGAGATGGAAATGGTGGAGTTTCTCCAATGCCTCAAGGAATGCTGGAAGACCCACGGTTGGGGCAGGATTGATCTCGATGTCAGCTTTTACCAGCAGGGCTTTTTGGTGGTGAAAACGTGGGACTCTCCCTTTGCGGCGGCAGCTCCCCAAAATACGGGCCAGCCCCAATGCGCTGCGGAAGCAGGGATTTTAGAATCCTTCTTTAGCCAATTGACCGGTCGCGATCTCCACTGTGTGCAAACCGCCTGTGAAACCCTAGGAGCAGCCAATAATTGCTTTGTTTTGGGGTTGCGCGAGCGCGTTGAACCGGCCAAGGCTTGGCTCCAGGAAGGACAGGGTCATGACACAATTATGGAGCGGCTATGTCGTGCTCAGGCCCCTTGA
- a CDS encoding serine/threonine-protein kinase gives MATAHAALSSRYRLVDLAGQGQYGQVYLAVHRQSGELVAIKVLNEQQLLTRGFLRELNFLLTLQHPHVVGCQAIDYICLPTSPRTRRSLVMDYCVGGTLRSLLDQEQALPLATALRLALDILSALAYAHHRGILHCDLKPENILLEVTATGWQAKVSDFGVARLIEDVKGSGQTGSPAYMAPERFYGQTLPASDLYAVGILLYEMIVGDRPFHGTPAELMAAHLSRPYTLPEGLPFLVRSLIAKALDKLPQRRYKSAGAMTMAVQLALEVIEAECHGQPLLFSRSPATVWLGEPQGFSLPRPPQQLASTATRFYGVVGDRLWAWQSRDSQPEVIGQWPLPPLPLQLYGGEFRAWLRLQGLPPRLYCIDEQQIPLGCRLLSTHNSLAIDTSGYWCAETEIDPDVGTLTLHIQRLHGQGERTLRCAWQGRVWVDTLLLNRRYGAVISRSQDPETAHPITHFQLFDRRGHWRLSTQLPAHLTLFTPAHHQPWQVAAFEDHPQQPLLMLLHLRPWRIQRLGLRFRPQFLCATPWGYVVAGRHSLNLVTHRGEIVGTADSEQEIEGLGFTGDRHLWLIRRQGGGCLIQTWDITTWDINLIL, from the coding sequence TTGGCCACAGCGCATGCTGCTCTAAGTTCGCGTTACCGGCTGGTGGATCTTGCAGGTCAGGGCCAGTACGGACAGGTCTACTTGGCAGTCCATCGCCAGTCGGGGGAACTGGTCGCAATTAAGGTACTCAATGAGCAGCAATTGTTGACCCGTGGCTTTTTACGGGAGTTGAATTTTCTCCTGACCCTTCAGCATCCCCATGTAGTGGGCTGCCAGGCCATCGACTACATTTGCTTACCCACGAGCCCCCGAACTCGTCGTAGTTTGGTGATGGATTATTGTGTGGGGGGCACATTGCGATCCCTCCTTGATCAAGAGCAGGCGTTGCCTTTGGCTACCGCTTTGCGCCTAGCGCTGGATATTCTCTCTGCCTTAGCCTACGCCCATCACCGCGGCATTCTCCACTGCGATCTCAAACCCGAAAATATCCTCCTGGAGGTAACTGCTACGGGCTGGCAGGCAAAGGTGTCCGATTTTGGCGTGGCACGGCTAATTGAGGATGTCAAGGGCAGCGGTCAGACCGGTTCCCCGGCCTACATGGCGCCGGAGCGCTTTTATGGTCAAACGCTGCCCGCTTCAGATCTCTATGCAGTGGGAATCCTCCTGTACGAGATGATTGTTGGCGATCGCCCCTTCCACGGTACACCTGCTGAACTCATGGCTGCCCACCTCAGCCGCCCCTATACCCTTCCCGAGGGACTGCCCTTTCTGGTGCGGAGCCTTATTGCTAAGGCATTGGATAAATTACCGCAGCGCCGCTATAAAAGTGCAGGGGCAATGACGATGGCTGTGCAACTCGCTCTCGAGGTTATCGAAGCAGAGTGTCATGGGCAGCCTCTATTGTTTTCTAGGTCACCGGCGACGGTTTGGCTGGGGGAACCCCAAGGTTTTTCTTTGCCGCGACCGCCCCAACAGCTTGCCAGCACGGCCACAAGGTTCTATGGGGTGGTGGGCGATCGCCTGTGGGCTTGGCAAAGCAGGGATTCTCAGCCTGAAGTGATCGGTCAATGGCCGCTGCCACCCCTACCGCTACAACTCTATGGTGGTGAGTTCAGGGCTTGGCTGCGGCTTCAGGGGCTGCCCCCACGGCTTTACTGCATTGATGAGCAGCAGATTCCCCTAGGATGTCGTCTGCTGTCCACCCACAACAGCTTAGCCATTGATACCAGTGGTTACTGGTGTGCAGAAACCGAGATTGATCCTGATGTCGGAACATTGACGCTGCATATCCAACGGCTGCATGGTCAAGGAGAGCGCACCCTTCGCTGTGCGTGGCAGGGACGGGTGTGGGTCGATACACTCCTGCTCAATCGTCGCTATGGCGCGGTGATTAGTCGCTCCCAAGATCCTGAAACGGCGCATCCCATCACCCATTTTCAACTCTTTGACCGCCGAGGACACTGGCGACTATCCACCCAACTGCCTGCCCACTTGACGTTGTTCACCCCTGCCCATCACCAACCATGGCAAGTAGCGGCGTTTGAGGATCATCCGCAGCAACCTCTATTGATGCTTCTACATTTGCGGCCTTGGCGGATTCAACGCTTGGGGCTGCGGTTTCGTCCCCAATTTCTCTGTGCCACCCCCTGGGGCTATGTGGTGGCGGGTCGCCATAGTTTGAATTTAGTGACCCACAGGGGCGAAATTGTCGGTACGGCGGACAGTGAACAGGAGATTGAGGGCCTTGGCTTTACGGGCGATCGCCACCTTTGGTTGATTCGCCGGCAGGGAGGTGGGTGTCTGATACAAACGTGGGACATTACCACGTGGGACATTAACCTCATCCTCTAG
- the shc gene encoding squalene--hopene cyclase, whose amino-acid sequence MPTPLATATDPKQLQRAIRASQDFLFSQQYAEGYWWAELESNVTMTAEVILLHKIWGTQERLPLAKAEQYLRNHQRDHGGWELFYGDGGDLSTSVEAYMALRLLGVPADDPALVRARQFILARGGISKTRIFTKLHLALIGCYDWRGIPSLPSWIMLLPEGSPFTIYEMSSWARSSTVPLLIVMDRKPVYGMDPPITLDELYAEGRANVVWELPRQGDWSDVFIGLDRVFKLFETLNMHPLREQGLRAAEEWVLAHQEPSGDWGGIIPAMLNSLLALRALDYAVDDPIVQRGMAAVDRFAIETETEYRVQPCVSPVWDTALVMRAMVDSGVAPDHPGLVKAGEWLLSKQILDYGDWHVKNKKGQPGGWAFEFENRFYPDVDDTAVVVMALHAVTLPNENLKRQALERAVAWIASMQCRPGGWAAFDVDNDQDWLNAIPYGDLKAMIDPNTADVTARVLEMVGRCQVAFDSGARDRALAYLRNEQEPEGCWFGRWGVNYLYGTSGVLVALSLVAPPYDRWRIRRAAEWLVQCQNADGGWGETCWSYNDPSLKGKGDSTASQTAWAIIGLLAAGDATGDYATEAIEKGIAYLLKTQRPDGTWHEDYFTGTGFPCHFYLKYHYYQQHFPLTALGRYARWRHFLAS is encoded by the coding sequence ATGCCAACTCCACTTGCGACGGCCACTGACCCAAAGCAACTTCAACGGGCAATTCGCGCCAGCCAAGACTTTCTCTTTTCGCAACAATATGCCGAGGGCTACTGGTGGGCGGAATTGGAGTCCAATGTAACCATGACCGCAGAGGTAATCCTGCTCCACAAAATCTGGGGCACCCAAGAGCGACTCCCCTTGGCCAAAGCGGAACAGTATTTGCGCAACCATCAGCGGGATCACGGCGGTTGGGAACTGTTTTATGGCGATGGGGGTGATCTCAGCACCAGTGTTGAGGCCTACATGGCACTACGACTGTTGGGGGTCCCCGCCGATGATCCGGCCTTGGTCAGGGCACGGCAATTTATCCTTGCCCGCGGTGGCATTAGCAAAACGCGCATCTTTACCAAACTGCACCTTGCCCTCATTGGTTGCTACGACTGGCGGGGGATTCCCTCCCTGCCTTCTTGGATCATGCTGCTGCCAGAAGGTAGCCCCTTCACGATTTATGAAATGTCCAGTTGGGCGCGCAGTAGCACGGTGCCGCTGTTGATCGTCATGGATCGCAAGCCTGTTTATGGGATGGACCCGCCCATTACCCTCGATGAACTCTATGCCGAAGGACGGGCAAACGTGGTCTGGGAACTGCCCCGCCAAGGCGACTGGAGTGATGTTTTTATTGGCCTCGATCGCGTCTTCAAGCTCTTTGAAACGCTGAACATGCATCCCTTGAGAGAACAGGGGCTAAGGGCTGCTGAGGAATGGGTGCTGGCGCATCAAGAACCCAGTGGCGATTGGGGCGGCATTATTCCGGCAATGCTCAACTCCCTATTGGCCTTGCGTGCCCTTGACTATGCTGTTGATGACCCCATTGTGCAGCGGGGGATGGCAGCAGTGGATCGTTTTGCCATTGAAACAGAGACTGAATATCGCGTGCAGCCCTGTGTCTCTCCAGTTTGGGATACGGCCTTAGTGATGCGGGCCATGGTGGATTCAGGTGTGGCTCCCGATCACCCGGGCCTTGTCAAAGCTGGCGAATGGCTGCTCTCCAAGCAAATCCTTGACTATGGGGACTGGCACGTAAAAAACAAAAAAGGGCAGCCGGGGGGCTGGGCCTTTGAATTTGAAAATCGCTTCTACCCCGATGTGGATGATACCGCAGTAGTGGTGATGGCGCTCCATGCTGTGACCCTGCCCAATGAAAACCTGAAACGGCAAGCCCTTGAGCGGGCAGTCGCTTGGATTGCCTCAATGCAGTGTCGGCCGGGGGGCTGGGCGGCCTTTGATGTGGACAACGACCAAGATTGGCTAAACGCCATTCCCTACGGCGATCTCAAGGCAATGATTGACCCGAATACTGCTGATGTCACGGCCCGGGTGCTGGAGATGGTGGGGCGGTGTCAGGTGGCCTTTGACAGTGGTGCCCGCGATCGCGCCCTTGCCTACTTGCGCAATGAGCAGGAACCGGAAGGCTGTTGGTTTGGCCGCTGGGGGGTGAACTACCTCTATGGCACAAGCGGCGTGCTGGTTGCCCTCTCCCTTGTGGCTCCTCCCTACGATCGCTGGCGTATTCGCCGTGCCGCAGAGTGGTTGGTGCAGTGTCAAAATGCCGATGGCGGTTGGGGGGAAACCTGCTGGAGCTACAATGACCCTTCCCTCAAGGGCAAAGGAGACAGCACCGCTTCCCAAACGGCTTGGGCAATTATTGGCCTTTTGGCCGCTGGCGATGCCACGGGGGACTATGCCACAGAAGCCATTGAAAAGGGAATTGCCTATCTTCTCAAAACGCAGCGCCCAGATGGCACATGGCACGAGGATTACTTCACCGGTACTGGCTTTCCCTGCCACTTTTACTTGAAGTACCACTACTACCAGCAGCACTTTCCGCTGACAGCTTTGGGCCGTTATGCCCGCTGGCGCCATTTTTTGGCCAGTTAG
- a CDS encoding tetratricopeptide repeat protein, with protein sequence MEDRSLNSHDAPSPRGLEPVEWGATGLTVVLSVAAAATQQTILSAIAPLPLSLAVGLNLVSRKKLADQLQAFGQQQEAKMAELVASQGQQQSELANLTLALGRVRDRLEDLQQQVEKLSQGTQHLHDYTRILDTEQKELEQVLDCLREIEKNTQVIQVNPSHAKAYYNRGLTHQRLGDVEAAILDYTEAIRLNDTYAKAYHNRGVARSTVGDRKGAVEDLRTAAKLFFEQGDISSYQRARDLAKRIHEVGSIEQDNKELPLEILFS encoded by the coding sequence ATGGAAGACCGTAGTTTGAACTCCCATGACGCGCCATCGCCCAGAGGGCTCGAACCCGTAGAATGGGGCGCAACAGGTTTAACGGTTGTGTTGTCTGTGGCCGCTGCTGCAACCCAACAAACAATTTTGAGCGCGATCGCCCCCTTGCCCCTTTCGTTGGCGGTGGGCTTAAACTTAGTGAGCCGTAAAAAACTGGCTGACCAGCTCCAAGCCTTCGGCCAGCAACAGGAGGCCAAAATGGCTGAACTGGTAGCATCCCAAGGGCAACAGCAGTCAGAGTTGGCTAACCTCACCCTTGCCCTTGGTCGGGTGCGCGATCGCCTGGAGGACCTCCAGCAACAGGTGGAAAAACTAAGTCAAGGCACCCAGCATCTCCATGACTATACCCGCATTCTCGACACGGAGCAAAAAGAACTTGAACAGGTTCTTGACTGCCTGCGGGAAATTGAGAAAAATACCCAAGTTATCCAGGTGAATCCCAGCCATGCCAAGGCCTACTACAACCGCGGTCTGACCCATCAGCGGCTAGGAGACGTGGAAGCAGCCATTCTCGATTACACAGAAGCGATTCGCCTCAACGATACCTATGCCAAGGCCTATCATAATCGCGGTGTGGCGCGCTCAACGGTGGGCGATCGCAAGGGAGCAGTAGAGGATCTGCGTACAGCAGCGAAGCTGTTCTTTGAACAGGGGGATATTAGCAGTTATCAGCGAGCACGGGATCTGGCCAAGCGCATCCATGAAGTAGGGAGTATTGAACAGGACAATAAAGAACTCCCCTTAGAAATTCTCTTCTCTTAG
- a CDS encoding M48 family metallopeptidase, with the protein MKKQRWFLLFASLVWGMAIACHPVAVQAQNLWQRLLWQGIQVIQLSNISPRQEVALGEQIHEQMLRQGMRLVRNPAAQNYVNSIGTRLVNVGERRGLPYQFHIIQDRQVNAYATMGGFVYVTTGLMLRAENEAELASVLAHEIGHIDRRHVIRQLQQMAIAQGLMTAAGLDRDRGVQLAMELAFRRPRSREQELEADRYGLGLLARSNYDPRAMVTFLQKLQGEGGAPPTILSTHPAPRDRQLTAENLIRSGLSNECVVSPQPLCGTDTLAYQQQLRSF; encoded by the coding sequence GTGAAAAAACAACGTTGGTTTCTCCTCTTTGCCAGCTTGGTCTGGGGGATGGCGATCGCCTGCCATCCTGTTGCGGTACAGGCACAAAATCTCTGGCAGCGGTTGCTGTGGCAGGGAATTCAGGTCATCCAACTATCAAATATCTCACCCCGCCAAGAGGTGGCTTTGGGGGAACAGATCCACGAGCAGATGCTACGGCAAGGAATGCGCCTGGTTCGGAATCCCGCCGCTCAAAACTATGTGAATAGCATTGGTACCCGCTTGGTTAATGTCGGTGAACGTCGAGGGCTGCCCTATCAGTTTCACATCATTCAAGACCGGCAAGTGAATGCCTATGCGACGATGGGGGGCTTTGTCTATGTCACGACAGGGCTAATGCTGCGGGCAGAAAATGAGGCGGAATTAGCCAGTGTCCTTGCCCACGAAATTGGCCATATTGACCGGCGCCATGTGATTCGGCAACTGCAACAAATGGCGATCGCCCAGGGGTTAATGACCGCAGCCGGCCTAGATCGCGATCGCGGCGTCCAACTTGCCATGGAACTGGCCTTTCGCCGTCCCCGCAGTCGTGAACAGGAACTAGAAGCCGATCGCTATGGGTTGGGGCTATTGGCTCGCAGCAACTACGATCCACGGGCAATGGTGACCTTTCTCCAGAAATTACAAGGGGAGGGAGGGGCACCGCCGACAATTTTGAGTACACACCCTGCGCCCCGCGATCGCCAGCTAACTGCCGAAAATTTAATCCGCTCTGGCCTCAGCAATGAATGCGTGGTTAGCCCCCAACCCCTCTGTGGCACCGATACCTTGGCCTATCAGCAACAACTGCGTTCCTTCTAG
- a CDS encoding phycocyanobilin:ferredoxin oxidoreductase, translated as MSVRQHQHPLIQRLADRIEAIWQAFLPLAPYALPEDLGYVEGKLEGERLTIENRCYQAPPFRKLHLELARVGESLDILHCVMFPEPRYDLPMFGCDLVGGRGQISAAIVDLSPVTGQLPAAYTAALNALPKLTFSQPRELPPWGHIFSPFCIFIRPQGETEEQQFLNRIGEYLTLHCQLSQQAVPTDHLEAVIAGQRQYCHQQQQNDKTRRVLEKAFGSAWAERYMTTVLFDLPPAA; from the coding sequence ATGTCTGTGCGTCAACACCAGCATCCTCTGATTCAGCGGCTCGCCGATCGCATTGAGGCGATTTGGCAGGCTTTCCTGCCCTTGGCACCCTACGCCCTGCCTGAAGATCTCGGTTATGTCGAGGGTAAACTGGAAGGGGAACGGCTCACCATTGAGAACCGCTGCTACCAAGCCCCTCCCTTTCGCAAGCTCCACCTTGAATTGGCACGGGTAGGGGAGAGTTTGGACATTTTGCACTGCGTCATGTTTCCAGAGCCACGCTACGACCTACCCATGTTTGGCTGCGATCTGGTCGGTGGCCGGGGGCAAATTAGTGCTGCGATTGTGGATCTTTCCCCTGTGACGGGTCAGTTACCCGCTGCCTACACCGCTGCCTTAAATGCTTTGCCGAAGCTCACCTTTAGTCAACCGCGTGAGTTGCCCCCTTGGGGGCATATCTTCTCGCCTTTTTGCATTTTTATTCGGCCACAGGGAGAAACGGAGGAACAGCAATTTCTAAATCGCATTGGTGAGTACCTCACCCTCCACTGTCAACTTAGCCAGCAGGCTGTACCCACGGATCACCTAGAAGCTGTCATTGCCGGGCAACGGCAGTACTGCCATCAGCAGCAGCAAAACGATAAAACGCGCCGTGTTCTTGAGAAAGCCTTTGGCAGCGCTTGGGCAGAACGTTATATGACCACAGTTCTCTTTGACTTGCCCCCCGCTGCTTAG
- a CDS encoding 2Fe-2S iron-sulfur cluster-binding protein: MAKVVKLEPISRETTVNTNDNLLSALLDSELHVLKECGGRGMCATCHVYIKEGMESLSPITKREQRTLEVITTANATSRLACQARVLGPGVVVELPSGMYINAVEDIESLIGRRAEQDILHPLDGRVLVEAGKLITRTMITQLKDTQVKVSEYLANTSDA, encoded by the coding sequence GTGGCCAAAGTTGTCAAGCTTGAACCCATCTCGCGGGAAACCACGGTTAACACCAACGACAATTTGCTGTCTGCTCTATTGGACTCTGAACTCCATGTGCTCAAGGAGTGTGGCGGGCGCGGAATGTGTGCTACCTGCCATGTCTATATCAAAGAGGGGATGGAGAGCCTTTCCCCGATCACTAAGCGGGAGCAACGCACCCTTGAGGTGATTACGACGGCAAACGCAACTTCCCGCCTCGCCTGTCAGGCACGAGTTCTGGGGCCGGGGGTAGTGGTAGAGCTTCCCTCAGGGATGTATATCAATGCAGTAGAAGATATTGAGTCTTTGATTGGGCGGCGGGCAGAGCAGGATATTTTGCACCCCCTCGACGGTCGTGTGTTAGTGGAGGCAGGCAAGCTGATTACGCGCACGATGATTACCCAGTTGAAAGATACCCAAGTTAAGGTGAGTGAATACCTCGCCAATACGTCGGATGCTTAA
- the pgeF gene encoding peptidoglycan editing factor PgeF → MWHWQTTDLGRFLTCDLLQRFPHGFFTRDWQGQDLSTLTAALTTSAKPLQTQQVHGNRVALAPEILDTDERLAADALVATGSDQALWVCSADCVPLLVADVVSGRVAAIHAGWRGTALGVTRATLQQMAALGSDLANLRVAMGPAIGGEVYQVGLNVARALAQTILEGVTDTMDREVLYERLAALDPEVVFLDPHPERLRVDVARINRLQLLQWGLRDEQIALSPHCTFRDAECFFSYRREHLKQVQWSGIVSRLL, encoded by the coding sequence ATGTGGCACTGGCAAACCACTGACCTTGGACGTTTTCTCACCTGCGATCTCTTGCAGAGGTTTCCCCATGGTTTTTTTACTCGCGATTGGCAAGGACAAGACCTCAGCACCCTCACCGCTGCTTTGACAACGTCCGCCAAGCCCCTGCAGACTCAACAGGTCCATGGCAATCGGGTTGCTCTGGCCCCAGAGATCTTAGACACTGATGAACGTCTCGCGGCGGATGCCCTCGTGGCCACAGGGTCTGACCAAGCGCTCTGGGTCTGTAGTGCCGATTGTGTGCCACTGCTGGTTGCTGATGTCGTCAGTGGCCGGGTCGCAGCCATTCATGCCGGCTGGCGGGGGACAGCCCTAGGCGTGACTCGGGCCACCCTGCAGCAGATGGCGGCCCTAGGGAGTGATCTGGCCAATTTACGGGTTGCTATGGGGCCAGCGATCGGTGGTGAGGTGTATCAGGTGGGGCTAAATGTTGCCCGTGCTTTGGCGCAGACGATTCTTGAGGGAGTGACTGACACCATGGATCGTGAAGTGCTCTACGAGCGTTTAGCTGCCCTCGATCCAGAGGTGGTTTTTCTCGATCCGCATCCTGAGCGACTGCGAGTGGATGTGGCACGGATCAATCGTCTGCAGTTGCTGCAATGGGGACTCCGGGATGAGCAAATTGCTCTATCACCCCACTGTACGTTTCGCGATGCTGAGTGCTTTTTCTCCTATCGCCGTGAACACCTCAAGCAGGTGCAGTGGTCAGGAATTGTGAGTCGGCTGCTATGA
- a CDS encoding metal-binding protein, whose amino-acid sequence MKQPQILKITRKAASLKQKQKQQSSPVALDVTATTVASEPVVEVTAGDRDSAQGRQHWWSERWIGVLESFGWRRRLERARNYVREGRVLTLEFKGNQVHAQVQGTAADPYHVKLHLDAFSEEQWQYAIDGMAQKAFYAAKLLAGELPPSIEEVFTQAGLSLFPFTKFDIHSRCNCPDPVNPCKHIGAVYYLLGQYFNEDPFLLFQLRGKTKEEILQRLRHYRATATTPSMAPTPPPLYEPPKTDAHFCQYRQPLPPELVVLVPSGQPHGVLSVLPPFPHEVSSEVAQLMATLEQMYSSASLAACRLAMSEPPGVESNQ is encoded by the coding sequence ATGAAACAGCCGCAGATTCTCAAAATTACCCGCAAAGCTGCCAGTCTTAAACAAAAGCAAAAACAGCAGTCATCTCCTGTGGCGCTTGATGTAACAGCAACAACGGTGGCCTCTGAACCCGTTGTTGAGGTAACAGCGGGCGATCGCGACAGTGCCCAGGGGCGTCAACATTGGTGGAGTGAACGCTGGATAGGTGTGCTGGAGTCCTTTGGCTGGCGACGGCGCCTAGAGCGGGCACGCAATTATGTGCGGGAGGGGCGAGTCCTAACCTTAGAGTTCAAGGGCAACCAAGTCCATGCCCAGGTTCAGGGCACGGCTGCCGACCCCTATCACGTCAAACTGCATTTGGATGCCTTTAGTGAAGAGCAGTGGCAATATGCCATTGACGGCATGGCCCAAAAAGCCTTCTATGCCGCAAAGCTCCTGGCGGGTGAACTGCCCCCCAGTATTGAAGAAGTCTTTACCCAAGCTGGACTGAGTTTATTTCCCTTTACGAAATTTGACATCCATAGCCGCTGCAATTGTCCTGACCCAGTCAATCCCTGCAAACATATTGGCGCCGTCTATTACTTGTTGGGGCAGTACTTCAACGAAGATCCCTTTCTGCTCTTTCAATTGCGGGGCAAAACCAAAGAAGAGATTCTCCAACGCCTGCGCCACTATCGGGCAACAGCTACCACCCCCTCTATGGCGCCTACCCCCCCACCCCTCTATGAGCCGCCGAAAACCGATGCTCACTTTTGCCAATATCGCCAGCCCCTACCTCCAGAGTTAGTGGTGCTTGTCCCCAGTGGCCAACCCCATGGCGTGCTTTCAGTCTTACCCCCCTTTCCCCACGAAGTTTCCAGTGAAGTGGCACAGTTAATGGCCACCCTAGAGCAGATGTACAGCAGTGCTAGTCTTGCCGCCTGTCGGTTGGCCATGAGTGAACCCCCTGGCGTAGAAAGTAACCAATGA
- the cobT gene encoding nicotinate mononucleotide-dependent phosphoribosyltransferase CobT: MIGIAAGEAMARSWRDRLLPLLDQNHQLPALVCVLGFTETALIPGISAAGQTASDRQITALADGEFLLRGIQPHYHYPLPPLTAGASPALITRALIEALALPLYVFDAGLPLPRLPEMIDLGGTPARCLTTGQAMTPPMVAHLWEQGWSWGAKLSSQYPWLIIAECVVGGTTTALALCESLGIAARDCVGSSHRQSNHAQKWSLVQKGLAHLPPKANPFTCVAAIGDPMQVVVAAMALRASQTCSVLLAGGSQMIAVYAFGRAIAQWRQLPWQPEQIVVGTTRWLIEDQTAQIHRLAERVQCPLIYTQLDFSLSRHPALRAYEQGFVKEGVGAGGCAIAGHLLAGWSNSEMVDIVDRLGDRWAKGM, translated from the coding sequence ATGATTGGCATTGCCGCGGGTGAAGCCATGGCGCGATCGTGGCGCGATCGCCTGTTACCCCTGCTCGATCAGAACCACCAACTGCCTGCGCTGGTCTGTGTCCTAGGTTTTACAGAAACAGCCTTGATTCCGGGTATCTCAGCGGCAGGTCAAACCGCCAGCGATCGCCAAATTACCGCCTTGGCCGATGGTGAGTTCCTGCTGCGAGGCATTCAACCCCACTACCACTATCCCCTACCACCCCTGACGGCGGGTGCTTCCCCTGCCCTAATTACTCGTGCCCTCATTGAGGCTTTGGCGTTGCCCCTTTACGTCTTTGATGCGGGTTTACCCCTACCGCGTTTGCCCGAGATGATTGATTTAGGGGGCACCCCAGCTCGCTGCCTAACCACGGGTCAGGCGATGACACCGCCCATGGTAGCGCACCTCTGGGAACAGGGATGGTCTTGGGGTGCTAAGCTCAGCAGCCAATATCCATGGCTGATCATTGCTGAATGCGTCGTGGGGGGCACAACCACGGCCCTTGCCCTCTGTGAAAGTCTGGGCATCGCCGCTCGCGATTGTGTAGGCAGTAGCCATCGCCAAAGCAACCACGCCCAAAAGTGGTCGCTCGTTCAAAAGGGGCTGGCCCATCTCCCTCCTAAGGCAAATCCCTTCACCTGTGTAGCGGCCATTGGCGATCCAATGCAGGTGGTGGTCGCTGCTATGGCCCTGCGGGCCAGTCAAACCTGTAGCGTTTTGCTGGCGGGGGGATCCCAAATGATCGCGGTCTATGCGTTTGGGCGGGCGATCGCCCAGTGGCGTCAGCTTCCTTGGCAGCCAGAACAAATTGTGGTGGGCACAACTCGTTGGCTGATTGAAGATCAAACGGCTCAGATTCACCGCTTGGCCGAGCGTGTCCAGTGTCCGCTCATTTACACGCAACTTGACTTCAGCTTATCCCGTCATCCTGCCCTGCGGGCCTATGAACAGGGATTTGTCAAGGAAGGCGTTGGTGCGGGGGGCTGTGCCATTGCTGGCCATCTCCTGGCGGGTTGGAGCAATTCAGAAATGGTGGATATTGTTGACAGGTTGGGCGATCGCTGGGCTAAGGGGATGTAA